The nucleotide sequence TATCAGCAAAAGTTGAAAAAGCAGCTGATGATTTAGAATCAGCGCAATAATTAACTTTATGGCACTTTCAGACATATTACTAATATTGCTTTTGTTAGTATCAGCGGTTACAGACCTAGTTACGCACAAGATATATAATTGTGTAACTTTTCCTGCTGTAGCAGTAGGGCTATTGCTTAATGTTTTGAGTCATGGTGTTGGCGGGTTGGCTAACAGTATGCTGGGGCTCGCTATTGGGTTTTGTATTTTTGCCATAGTCTTTGCTTTTGGCGGAGTAGGAGGAGGCGACGTTAAATTGATGGCTGCTGTTGGAGCTGTTGGAGGGTATCCATTTATCTTAAATGCATGTTTTTACGGGATCCTGGCGGGTGGGATACTGGCAATAGCAGTAATGATATGGAAAGGGACTTTCTGGAGAGGGCTAAAGAATGTTTTTCGTCTTATTTTGAGTTTTATTATGCCCGGGTTAAAAACAGAAGCTTTAAAGCCGTTTAACAGCGAAAGGATTCCTTACGGAGCGGCTCTGAGTGTGGGGACGTTTATTGCATGGATTTTTAGATGGAAAAATACTTCAGGCGTATAAATAGCAGGGGCCAATCAATGGTTGAATTTGTTATTGTTATGCCTGTTTTAATTCTCTTTGCAATGGCTATTATGCAGCTTGCTTTGATAGCAACTGCCAATATAGTAACTAATTATGCTGCCTTTTCAGCAGCCCGTTCATATTCTGTACATCAAGACGAGGATAAAGCAAAGCTCGCTGCTAGTATTGCACTGATACCTATTTCCAGCCAGTCTTCAGGAGGAGTTCTGGATTCGGCAATTTCTGCAATTCTTGAGAACATTCCCATTCCTGATTGGGCACAGAATATTGCATCAATAATTAGACAGTATTCTTATGCTCAATCCAATACTACAGTCAGCCAATCGGGTAATACTACTACTGTTAGATATAACTTTAAGCTGAATATGCCAATGGTTGGCAGAATAATTGGTATTCATGATGGTGATAGATACTATCTTCCAGTTACTCAAAGCTGTAATATAAACGTGGAGGACTAGAATGAAGCTAATTAGATCTAACAGTGGTCAGGCAGCAGTAGAAGCAGCAATTGTCCTGCCGATTTTTATACTCATTATGATGATTGTTGTTCACTTTGGAAAGGTTATGGTGGCTCAATCAAAGGTTTACATAGCAGCCAGAGAAGGAGCTCTAAAGGAAACGAGAGATGGCGGAGGAGCCGGTGCTGTATTCTTTGGTCATGGAAATGTCAATACTAGCTTTGATTTGTTAAGAGAAGCAGGGCTCCCGGATATGAGCTTTATCCCGGGAACTAATTACCTTGCAAGTTTTCTCTCGTATGTGATGGCGAAAGGAAGCGCGAAGATGGATGTAACATATACTGTGCCAGCAGGACCTTATTTATCAGCCATATTTGGTGGAGGAACTACAGTAAAGGGGAGCTGCCGTTTTCTAGGGTTCTGCTTCTCCAAGGATGAAATAATCAAGTGGATAAAACAACAGTTAGGGGAAATAGCGAGTCTCTTATAATGTTTATTCAAATTCATAAGCTCAGAAAAGATAACGGCGGACAGGCGGCGGTTTTTGCAGCTCTGATGCTTCTGGTGCTGGTTATGTTCATAATGCTGGTTGTGGACGTGGGACAGCTTGTAAGCTGGCGCATCAGAATGCAGAATGCGACTGATTCTGCTGCTATGGCAGGCGCAGTATGGCAGGCAAGAGGACTTAATGTAATAGCAATGCTCAATATTCTATGGGTTCCTGCATTTGTTATCGACCTTATTAAACTTTGGTTTACTGGAGATGTGAATTTTACTATTACCAATATTGTTCAAAAAATTCAGGATGTTATGAAATATGCTGTTCCTGTTATTGCTATTACTCAGGTAGCCACTTATGGCAGAGCTAATAAAGCTGATGCTGCCGTGCCCCTGCCAACTGCTTTGGCAGAGCGCCTTATAAATATAAGCAGTGTAAGTGATGTAGAAGGAATTTACGGTGACGGTAAAAGCTTTTACGATGATATAAAAGGGGGAAATTTTGGCTTGAGCTCTCTCACCTCGTTAATTCCATGCTGGTTAAATGTAGACAGGGCTAAGTATTTTCTTTGCGCCAGTGGCTGGTTGGGATTTATGACAGGCGGAGAAGATGTCTATACCTTTTCTCTTGCTTACAAGGGTTCTCAACCAGTCCTGATAGGCGGCTCTCTTCTGGGTATTAATATACCATCTATTTATACAACAGCCAAGGCTGTTCCATACGGAGGCTGTCTTGGAGGAGGTTTGCCTAAAGTCACGGAAGGAACGGATCTTATTTTCTCATGGATAGAGAGTTTATGGAAAAAGGATAAAGATAAAACAGAAAGTCATATCGGAAGTAAAGTTAAATTTAATATACTTCCTGACCCAAATTACAAAGCAAAATTTGACAAAACAGGTTTTGATAGGATACTAATGGTGCACTAAATGATGAGGCAAGTAACAAAAATCACGGGGAAGGTTCTTCTAATAGCTATTTTGACTATTGCTTTGAGTTGTTACGGTTTAATAAAGGGTGGTAGGCAGGATAAGGTTTATGGGCTTATTTATGAACTGCAGGATAAGATTAACCAAAAACGTTTCAATCTTCCGGATATGATGAGAGGTATGGCAGGCAAGTCTTATCGTGTGAAGATTAACTCTAAGCCCGCTTTAATTGGCATATACCATTCCCCATTATCCGCTCAAACACTAATAAAACAATTTTCAAATGACCTGAAAACGAGAAATTTTGGTCTTCATTGCAGGAAGAATATAGGCGGCAGTGAGTTTATTATGGCTAAAAAATTGAAATCGCCAAGTCTTGGCATAGCTGTCTTGCCTATGAGGGATACCAACCTCTCGGGAAGCCACGTTTTTTGTTTAAGTTTTGAGGAATGGAGAGAATCAAATGTTGAGGAGGATTTTATCAAGGATATGCCTATTTACCCGCTGAATTCTGATGCGCTCAGCTTTGAGCTTGGAGTTAGAGGAGTAAACTATAAAATATTAATGTACAAGAGCCCAGCTGCAGCGTCCATACAGAAACTTTTTTATCAGAGCCGATTAAAAATTAATGGGTGGAAGCTGGATGATAGTGGCGATTTACTCAGCGCTCAGAAAAAGGATGAAAAATGTTTGATTGTTTTTCCAGATGAAAATAATGACAAAACGAATAACTATGCTACAATAATTAAAATAAGTTAATTTAGAAAGGAGAAAGATATGCAGAACAAAGCTTCGTTAATAATGGGAGTTGTCTTAGGTCTTTTGGCAATAGTCCTTGTGCATTTTTATATTCAAGGCGTTACAAGACCAATTTTTAAAGGAAAGGAGCTGGTAAGCGTTCTTGTAGCAGCAAAGGATATAAAGGCCAGAGAGAAAATTTCTAAGGGAATGGTAGAAGTTTCGCAGGTGCCTCGTAAGTTTAAAGATCCCAATGCACTGACTCCGGATGATATTGAGATAGTACAAGGGCAGAAGACGTTGTTTTTACTAAAAAAAGGTCAACAGTTAACATGGCTCTGTCTTGGGATGGAGAAGATGGAAGGATTATCTCCACTAATAAGGCAGAAAGAGAGAGCAGTAACCATTTCTGTAGATGAAGTAACAGGGGTAGGCGGACATATCCAGCCGAATGATCATGTAGATCTTGCTGCAAATTTTACAGTGGAAGGAGAAAAAGCAGCAGGGATAACAACTCTCACTCTTCTTCAGAATGTAACTGTTCTGGCTGTAGGGCAGGAAGTAGGACGCAAAAGAGTGGATGTAGAGGAAACGCACTCTACAGCAGCAATGCTAAGGAGAGGATATAATACAGTAACTCTCTCTTTAACGCTCCAGGAGGCGGAAATGATTATCTTTGCTCAAGCAAGAGGGAAAATAACACTTGTTCTGCGCAATTCGGAAGATTTAGAGGTGATACCGGATATGCCGAAAATTACAATGAGTTCTATTTTGCAGCTGGAGCAGGTTAAAAAACTTACTATCCAGCGGCAGGACAGAATCAAGGTGGAAGTAATTAAGGGCGGAGTTAAAACTATTGAACAATTCTAATTAAAACAAAAACAAGGAGGGAAAAACATGAACGCTAAGCAAGGGATCAGATTGGTTGGATTATGCACGGCAATGGTTTGCATACTATTTATGGGAAGTGTTGTCTACGGACAGAAAGCGATTACTGTTTCTGTTGGGCAGCAGCAGGTAGTGGATGTGAAGAAGTTGGCGCGTGTTTCAGTTGGAGATGATAAAGTAGCTAATGTTCAGGTGGTTGCTGGTGGTGAGCAGATAATTATTACAGGCATAAAAGTTGGAACTACAGATCTTATTATATGGGACAGCAAAGAGGAAAAAGTTACCCATGCTATCTATGTTATTTCAAGAGATCCAAGGCAGTTTGCTGAAGAAGTTCGTCAGTTATTAAGCGATGTAGAAGGAATAAAAGTCAAGGTAGTCGGGGGTAAAGTGGTTATTGATGGATCCGTTTTGACTGCTTCTGATAAAGAAAGAGTAGAAAAAGTTGCTGCAGCATACCCAGAGGTAATAAATCTGGTAAAGATACGCACTGGGATTCATAATGAAATTCTGGCAGAGGAAATTAAAAAGAATATCGGGATCCCAAATGTGAATGTTAAGATTATTGGAAACAGGGTTATTCTGAGAGGTTTTGTAGTGGGAGAAGAAGAGTCCAAGGAGGTTGAAAAAATAGCAGGCGCATTTGCTGAAAATGTTATCAATCTTCTAAAAGTAAAAAAGGTTATGATAGAAGTAGATGTCCAATTTGCAGAAATAAACGCTGTAGCAGGAAAGGATATGGGAATGAATCTGCTTGGAGGCACATTAGCTGGCGGAGCAGGTCTTGCAAGTACAGGGGGAGCCGGACCCAGCTGGAATATAGGATATAACCTGACCAAGGCATTAAATTTTACTCATTCTAAGGGGAATGCTACTATAAGGAAGTCTTTGCATCAGTCTGCATTAAGCGGCGGAGAAGCTGTTTTTGAACATGGAGGCGAAATTGGATATAAAGTAGCAGGAAGTGGTTCTGCAGATGTTAAATGGAAGAAGTATGGAATGTTGCTTAAGGTTAAGCCGGAGGTGGACAGTTTTGGAGAGGTAACTATGCATATCAATCTGGAGGTCAGTCAGGTTGATCCTACAGTCGAGGATAGAACAGGACTTAAGGTTTATCGTTCTGAGTCTGATGTAGTTATTAAACCGGGCCAGTCAGTGATTCTTTCAGGTGTTACAGACGTGCTTGCTTCAGATTTCAAAAAGTACACTCCTGGTATAGGGCAAATTCCAGTACTGGGGCTGTTATTTTCCAAGAAGCAGGCAGAAAAGGAGAAGAAACAGATTATAGTTCTGGTGACTCCTACTACTCCGACCTTTATTCCTGCCCAAAAAACAGGAAAGGCTATGCAATTACTGCAGGGAGAATAGTGAATGAGAATAGTTATTAAAGAAGCTTCAGGTAAGGAAAGAATTTTTAAATTGGAGGGGGAAGCTGTAACCATTGGCAGGGAGAAAGACTGTGATTTGATGATTTCTGATCCAAGGGCTTCAAGACATCATACCAGTCTCAGATTAAAGGATAGTCAGGTATATATTAAAGACTTGGACAGTGGCAATGGCACATATCTTAATGGGGAAAAAATAGCTAAGGAAGAGCTTTGGCCGTTGGGAACAGAAGTCAAAATAGGGCACTTGAGCATGGTTTTAGAAGGCGAGGGGATTTCTGAGAGTGGCTTGCAGGAAGATAAGAAAGATAAAGATGAGGATGAAAAAACAGAGGTAAAACAAGTTCGTGTGCCTGCCCCCGCATCCATGTCTTCTGATAAAGCAGCTTCTAAAGGGAAGGTTAGCCAGCTTTCTGATATAAGAATCGAAATTCATAAGCAGCTCATTCAGCGTATTGACTTAAAGAGCCTAACATTTGAAAAGGGAAAGGAGCAGGAAGTCAGGAACCGCACTGAAAAAGCTGTTAGAGGCATAATCAAGGAAATGGCTGGCTCTATTCCCAAGTGGGTAGATATAGAGGATCTGGTAAAGGATGTGCTGGATGAAGCGCTGGGGTTAGGCGCTCTGGAGGATTTATTGAGTGACGATGATGTAACAGAAATAATGGTTAACAGAAAGGATCAAATTTATATTGAAAAGAAAGGCAAGCTTCAACTTTGCGAGAAAACCTTTGCCAGTGATGAACAGGTCATGGCTGTGATAGAGAGAATAGTAGGTCCTATTGGTCGCAGAATAGATGAAAGCATGCCTCTGGTAGATGCAAGGTTAAAAGATGGGTCCAGAGTAAATGCGATTATTCCGCCTCTAGCTTTAAAAGGGCCTAGCATAACCATCAGAAAGTTCTCTAAAACTCCTTTTACTGTAGATGATTTGATAGGATTTGGAACATTAAATAAAGATACTGCGAAGTTCCTTGAGATATGTGTGCTTTCACGTAAAAACATTATTATATCAGGAGGAACAGGATCCGGAAAGACAACACTGCTTAACGTAGTATCTTCCTATATTCCACACGATGAAAGAATAGTAACTATTGAAGATGCTGCAGAGCTTAAGCTGCCGCAGGAGCATGTTGTTTCTCTGGAAGCCCGGCCTCCAAATATTGAAGGCAAAGGAGCTATTGCTATCAGAGATCTGGTAAAGAATGCTCTTCGTATGCGTCCTGATAGGATAGTAGTTGGAGAATGCAGGGGTGGAGAAGCTCTGGACATGCTTCAAGCTATGAACACTGGCCATGATGGCTCTCTTACTACTGCTCATGCCAACTCTCCTCGTGATGTTCTTTCGCGTCTGGAAACTATGGTTTTAATGTCAGGTATGGATCTGCCTGTAAGAGCTATCAGAGAACAGGTATCCTCAGCTATTAACATAATAGTTCAGGAGGCTCGTTTGAGTGACGGAAGCCGCAGAATTGTTGCTGTGACTGAAGTTACAGGCATGGAGGGAGAAATAATTACTTTACAGGA is from bacterium and encodes:
- a CDS encoding A24 family peptidase; the protein is MALSDILLILLLLVSAVTDLVTHKIYNCVTFPAVAVGLLLNVLSHGVGGLANSMLGLAIGFCIFAIVFAFGGVGGGDVKLMAAVGAVGGYPFILNACFYGILAGGILAIAVMIWKGTFWRGLKNVFRLILSFIMPGLKTEALKPFNSERIPYGAALSVGTFIAWIFRWKNTSGV
- a CDS encoding pilus assembly protein, whose product is MVEFVIVMPVLILFAMAIMQLALIATANIVTNYAAFSAARSYSVHQDEDKAKLAASIALIPISSQSSGGVLDSAISAILENIPIPDWAQNIASIIRQYSYAQSNTTVSQSGNTTTVRYNFKLNMPMVGRIIGIHDGDRYYLPVTQSCNINVED
- a CDS encoding pilus assembly protein, translated to MKLIRSNSGQAAVEAAIVLPIFILIMMIVVHFGKVMVAQSKVYIAAREGALKETRDGGGAGAVFFGHGNVNTSFDLLREAGLPDMSFIPGTNYLASFLSYVMAKGSAKMDVTYTVPAGPYLSAIFGGGTTVKGSCRFLGFCFSKDEIIKWIKQQLGEIASLL
- a CDS encoding Tad domain-containing protein; this translates as MDKTTVRGNSESLIMFIQIHKLRKDNGGQAAVFAALMLLVLVMFIMLVVDVGQLVSWRIRMQNATDSAAMAGAVWQARGLNVIAMLNILWVPAFVIDLIKLWFTGDVNFTITNIVQKIQDVMKYAVPVIAITQVATYGRANKADAAVPLPTALAERLINISSVSDVEGIYGDGKSFYDDIKGGNFGLSSLTSLIPCWLNVDRAKYFLCASGWLGFMTGGEDVYTFSLAYKGSQPVLIGGSLLGINIPSIYTTAKAVPYGGCLGGGLPKVTEGTDLIFSWIESLWKKDKDKTESHIGSKVKFNILPDPNYKAKFDKTGFDRILMVH
- the cpaB gene encoding Flp pilus assembly protein CpaB, whose product is MQNKASLIMGVVLGLLAIVLVHFYIQGVTRPIFKGKELVSVLVAAKDIKAREKISKGMVEVSQVPRKFKDPNALTPDDIEIVQGQKTLFLLKKGQQLTWLCLGMEKMEGLSPLIRQKERAVTISVDEVTGVGGHIQPNDHVDLAANFTVEGEKAAGITTLTLLQNVTVLAVGQEVGRKRVDVEETHSTAAMLRRGYNTVTLSLTLQEAEMIIFAQARGKITLVLRNSEDLEVIPDMPKITMSSILQLEQVKKLTIQRQDRIKVEVIKGGVKTIEQF
- a CDS encoding pilus assembly protein N-terminal domain-containing protein, which gives rise to MNAKQGIRLVGLCTAMVCILFMGSVVYGQKAITVSVGQQQVVDVKKLARVSVGDDKVANVQVVAGGEQIIITGIKVGTTDLIIWDSKEEKVTHAIYVISRDPRQFAEEVRQLLSDVEGIKVKVVGGKVVIDGSVLTASDKERVEKVAAAYPEVINLVKIRTGIHNEILAEEIKKNIGIPNVNVKIIGNRVILRGFVVGEEESKEVEKIAGAFAENVINLLKVKKVMIEVDVQFAEINAVAGKDMGMNLLGGTLAGGAGLASTGGAGPSWNIGYNLTKALNFTHSKGNATIRKSLHQSALSGGEAVFEHGGEIGYKVAGSGSADVKWKKYGMLLKVKPEVDSFGEVTMHINLEVSQVDPTVEDRTGLKVYRSESDVVIKPGQSVILSGVTDVLASDFKKYTPGIGQIPVLGLLFSKKQAEKEKKQIIVLVTPTTPTFIPAQKTGKAMQLLQGE
- the tadA gene encoding Flp pilus assembly complex ATPase component TadA gives rise to the protein MRIVIKEASGKERIFKLEGEAVTIGREKDCDLMISDPRASRHHTSLRLKDSQVYIKDLDSGNGTYLNGEKIAKEELWPLGTEVKIGHLSMVLEGEGISESGLQEDKKDKDEDEKTEVKQVRVPAPASMSSDKAASKGKVSQLSDIRIEIHKQLIQRIDLKSLTFEKGKEQEVRNRTEKAVRGIIKEMAGSIPKWVDIEDLVKDVLDEALGLGALEDLLSDDDVTEIMVNRKDQIYIEKKGKLQLCEKTFASDEQVMAVIERIVGPIGRRIDESMPLVDARLKDGSRVNAIIPPLALKGPSITIRKFSKTPFTVDDLIGFGTLNKDTAKFLEICVLSRKNIIISGGTGSGKTTLLNVVSSYIPHDERIVTIEDAAELKLPQEHVVSLEARPPNIEGKGAIAIRDLVKNALRMRPDRIVVGECRGGEALDMLQAMNTGHDGSLTTAHANSPRDVLSRLETMVLMSGMDLPVRAIREQVSSAINIIVQEARLSDGSRRIVAVTEVTGMEGEIITLQDIFVFKQTGIGHDGKVQGAFVATGNIPSFVPQLEAKGMHLDMKIFEEERTGK